From Primulina huaijiensis isolate GDHJ02 chromosome 15, ASM1229523v2, whole genome shotgun sequence, one genomic window encodes:
- the LOC140959485 gene encoding uncharacterized protein isoform X9 has protein sequence MASEGKNVGKPHFQHQDKANTQSRIMIANHAARSSKRVGLARKLGSMTASGKEFQNIQGMLNNQMDGVSKHEHNDLQGMARKSKFIGKSHFQLRDEEDTQPHIIFANHVTRNSKERECQKIQGMLNNQMDKVSKQQHNDVQGMTLKNKNVGKTQFQLQDETNTQPLILIDNHTTRNSKERDCQSIQGASRNQIDEASNQKDIELQDVDSESESLDAEKKTRGPTFMKEIWGRPSTLPRIKIRCDDMGRPIGSRRNKFTDFLGTLARNGKFCPIDVEDWHKMPMDSKKKILDVIKIIEMLLNNFIIK, from the exons ATGGCTAGTGAGGGTAAAAATGTTGGAAAACCTCATTTTCAACATCAAGATAAGGCAAATACACAATCTCGAATTATGATTGCCAATCACGCAGCTCGAAGTTCAAAAAGAG TTGGTCTTGCAAGAAAACTCGGTAGCATGACAGCTAGCGGAAAAG AATTTCAAAACATACAAGGTATGTTGAATAACCAAATGGATGGAGTTTCAAAGCACGAACACAATGATTTACAAg GAATGGCTCGTAAAAGTAAATTTATTGGAAAATCTCATTTTCAACTTCGAGATGAGGAAGATACACAACCACATATTATATTTGCCAATCATGTAACTCGAAATTCAAAAGAAAGAG AATGTCAAAAAATACAAGGTATGTTAAATAACCAAATGGATaaagtttcaaaacaacaacacaaTGATGTACAAG GAATGactcttaaaaataaaaatgttggaAAAACTCAATTTCAACTTCAAGATGAGACAAATACTCAACCACTAATTTTGATTGACAATCACACAACTCGAAATTCAAAAGAAAGAG ATTGTCAAAGCATACAAGGTGCATCAAGAAACCAAATAGATGAAGCTTCAAATCAAAAGGACATTGAATTACAAG ATGTAGATAGCGAAAGTGAATCTCTTGACGCTGAGAAGAAAACTAGAGGCCCTACATTTATGAAAGAAATTTGGGGTAGACCTAGCACGCTGCCACGTATTAAGATTCGATGTGATGATATGGGACGTCCTATTGGATCAAGAAGAAATAAATTTACTGATTTTTTGGGTACTTTGGCAAGAAATGGTAAATTTTGTCCGATTGACGTGGAAGATTGGCATAAAATGCCCATGGATAGTAAGAAAAAAATTCTAGATGTTATAAAGATAATTGAAATgttattgaataattttattattaaataa
- the LOC140959485 gene encoding uncharacterized protein isoform X10, whose protein sequence is MTASGKEFQNIQGMLNNQMDGVSKHEHNDLQGMARKSKFIGKSHFQLRDEEDTQPHIIFANHVTRNSKERECQKIQGMLNNQMDKVSKQQHNDVQGMTLKNKNVGKTQFQLQDETNTQPLILIDNHTTRNSKERVYHTRELENMVTSGKDCQSIQGASRNQIDEASNQKDIELQGLTSRITFNNNPHVENDFMDEESDQDVDSESESLDAEKKTRGPTFMKEIWGRPSTLPRIKIRCDDMGRPIGSRRNKFTDFLGTLARNGKFCPIDVEDWHKMPMDSKKKILDVIKIIEMLLNNFIIK, encoded by the exons ATGACAGCTAGCGGAAAAG AATTTCAAAACATACAAGGTATGTTGAATAACCAAATGGATGGAGTTTCAAAGCACGAACACAATGATTTACAAg GAATGGCTCGTAAAAGTAAATTTATTGGAAAATCTCATTTTCAACTTCGAGATGAGGAAGATACACAACCACATATTATATTTGCCAATCATGTAACTCGAAATTCAAAAGAAAGAG AATGTCAAAAAATACAAGGTATGTTAAATAACCAAATGGATaaagtttcaaaacaacaacacaaTGATGTACAAG GAATGactcttaaaaataaaaatgttggaAAAACTCAATTTCAACTTCAAGATGAGACAAATACTCAACCACTAATTTTGATTGACAATCACACAACTCGAAATTCAAAAGAAAGAG TCTATCATACAAGAGAACTTGAGAACATGGTAACTAGTGGAAAAg ATTGTCAAAGCATACAAGGTGCATCAAGAAACCAAATAGATGAAGCTTCAAATCAAAAGGACATTGAATTACAAGGT TTGACTTCTAGGATCACATTCAACAATAACCCAcatgttgaaaatgattttatggaCGAAGAATCTGATCAAG ATGTAGATAGCGAAAGTGAATCTCTTGACGCTGAGAAGAAAACTAGAGGCCCTACATTTATGAAAGAAATTTGGGGTAGACCTAGCACGCTGCCACGTATTAAGATTCGATGTGATGATATGGGACGTCCTATTGGATCAAGAAGAAATAAATTTACTGATTTTTTGGGTACTTTGGCAAGAAATGGTAAATTTTGTCCGATTGACGTGGAAGATTGGCATAAAATGCCCATGGATAGTAAGAAAAAAATTCTAGATGTTATAAAGATAATTGAAATgttattgaataattttattattaaataa
- the LOC140959485 gene encoding uncharacterized protein isoform X4, with amino-acid sequence MASEGKNVGKPHFQHQDKANTQSRIMIANHAARSSKREFQNIQGMLNNQMDGVSKHEHNDLQGMARKSKFIGKSHFQLRDEEDTQPHIIFANHVTRNSKERECQKIQGMLNNQMDKVSKQQHNDVQGMTLKNKNVGKTQFQLQDETNTQPLILIDNHTTRNSKERVYHTRELENMVTSGKDCQSIQGASRNQIDEASNQKDIELQGLTSRITFNNNPHVENDFMDEESDQDVDSESESLDAEKKTRGPTFMKEIWGRPSTLPRIKIRCDDMGRPIGSRRNKFTDFLGTLARNGKFCPIDVEDWHKMPMDSKKKILDVIKIIEMLLNNFIIK; translated from the exons ATGGCTAGTGAGGGTAAAAATGTTGGAAAACCTCATTTTCAACATCAAGATAAGGCAAATACACAATCTCGAATTATGATTGCCAATCACGCAGCTCGAAGTTCAAAAAGAG AATTTCAAAACATACAAGGTATGTTGAATAACCAAATGGATGGAGTTTCAAAGCACGAACACAATGATTTACAAg GAATGGCTCGTAAAAGTAAATTTATTGGAAAATCTCATTTTCAACTTCGAGATGAGGAAGATACACAACCACATATTATATTTGCCAATCATGTAACTCGAAATTCAAAAGAAAGAG AATGTCAAAAAATACAAGGTATGTTAAATAACCAAATGGATaaagtttcaaaacaacaacacaaTGATGTACAAG GAATGactcttaaaaataaaaatgttggaAAAACTCAATTTCAACTTCAAGATGAGACAAATACTCAACCACTAATTTTGATTGACAATCACACAACTCGAAATTCAAAAGAAAGAG TCTATCATACAAGAGAACTTGAGAACATGGTAACTAGTGGAAAAg ATTGTCAAAGCATACAAGGTGCATCAAGAAACCAAATAGATGAAGCTTCAAATCAAAAGGACATTGAATTACAAGGT TTGACTTCTAGGATCACATTCAACAATAACCCAcatgttgaaaatgattttatggaCGAAGAATCTGATCAAG ATGTAGATAGCGAAAGTGAATCTCTTGACGCTGAGAAGAAAACTAGAGGCCCTACATTTATGAAAGAAATTTGGGGTAGACCTAGCACGCTGCCACGTATTAAGATTCGATGTGATGATATGGGACGTCCTATTGGATCAAGAAGAAATAAATTTACTGATTTTTTGGGTACTTTGGCAAGAAATGGTAAATTTTGTCCGATTGACGTGGAAGATTGGCATAAAATGCCCATGGATAGTAAGAAAAAAATTCTAGATGTTATAAAGATAATTGAAATgttattgaataattttattattaaataa
- the LOC140959485 gene encoding uncharacterized protein isoform X5, which translates to MASEGKNVGKPHFQHQDKANTQSRIMIANHAARSSKRVGLARKLGSMTASGKEFQNIQGMLNNQMDGVSKHEHNDLQGMARKSKFIGKSHFQLRDEEDTQPHIIFANHVTRNSKERGMTLKNKNVGKTQFQLQDETNTQPLILIDNHTTRNSKERVYHTRELENMVTSGKDCQSIQGASRNQIDEASNQKDIELQGLTSRITFNNNPHVENDFMDEESDQDVDSESESLDAEKKTRGPTFMKEIWGRPSTLPRIKIRCDDMGRPIGSRRNKFTDFLGTLARNGKFCPIDVEDWHKMPMDSKKKILDVIKIIEMLLNNFIIK; encoded by the exons ATGGCTAGTGAGGGTAAAAATGTTGGAAAACCTCATTTTCAACATCAAGATAAGGCAAATACACAATCTCGAATTATGATTGCCAATCACGCAGCTCGAAGTTCAAAAAGAG TTGGTCTTGCAAGAAAACTCGGTAGCATGACAGCTAGCGGAAAAG AATTTCAAAACATACAAGGTATGTTGAATAACCAAATGGATGGAGTTTCAAAGCACGAACACAATGATTTACAAg GAATGGCTCGTAAAAGTAAATTTATTGGAAAATCTCATTTTCAACTTCGAGATGAGGAAGATACACAACCACATATTATATTTGCCAATCATGTAACTCGAAATTCAAAAGAAAGAG GAATGactcttaaaaataaaaatgttggaAAAACTCAATTTCAACTTCAAGATGAGACAAATACTCAACCACTAATTTTGATTGACAATCACACAACTCGAAATTCAAAAGAAAGAG TCTATCATACAAGAGAACTTGAGAACATGGTAACTAGTGGAAAAg ATTGTCAAAGCATACAAGGTGCATCAAGAAACCAAATAGATGAAGCTTCAAATCAAAAGGACATTGAATTACAAGGT TTGACTTCTAGGATCACATTCAACAATAACCCAcatgttgaaaatgattttatggaCGAAGAATCTGATCAAG ATGTAGATAGCGAAAGTGAATCTCTTGACGCTGAGAAGAAAACTAGAGGCCCTACATTTATGAAAGAAATTTGGGGTAGACCTAGCACGCTGCCACGTATTAAGATTCGATGTGATGATATGGGACGTCCTATTGGATCAAGAAGAAATAAATTTACTGATTTTTTGGGTACTTTGGCAAGAAATGGTAAATTTTGTCCGATTGACGTGGAAGATTGGCATAAAATGCCCATGGATAGTAAGAAAAAAATTCTAGATGTTATAAAGATAATTGAAATgttattgaataattttattattaaataa
- the LOC140959485 gene encoding uncharacterized protein isoform X14, translating to MASEGKNVGKPHFQHQDKANTQSRIMIANHAARSSKRVGLARKLGSMTASGKEFQNIQGMLNNQMDGVSKHEHNDLQGMTLKNKNVGKTQFQLQDETNTQPLILIDNHTTRNSKERVYHTRELENMVTSGKDCQSIQGASRNQIDEASNQKDIELQGLTSRITFNNNPHVENDFMDEESDQDVDSESESLDAEKKTRGPTFMKEIWGRPSTLPRIKIRCDDMGRPIGSRRNKFTDFLGTLARNGKFCPIDVEDWHKMPMDSKKKILDVIKIIEMLLNNFIIK from the exons ATGGCTAGTGAGGGTAAAAATGTTGGAAAACCTCATTTTCAACATCAAGATAAGGCAAATACACAATCTCGAATTATGATTGCCAATCACGCAGCTCGAAGTTCAAAAAGAG TTGGTCTTGCAAGAAAACTCGGTAGCATGACAGCTAGCGGAAAAG AATTTCAAAACATACAAGGTATGTTGAATAACCAAATGGATGGAGTTTCAAAGCACGAACACAATGATTTACAAg GAATGactcttaaaaataaaaatgttggaAAAACTCAATTTCAACTTCAAGATGAGACAAATACTCAACCACTAATTTTGATTGACAATCACACAACTCGAAATTCAAAAGAAAGAG TCTATCATACAAGAGAACTTGAGAACATGGTAACTAGTGGAAAAg ATTGTCAAAGCATACAAGGTGCATCAAGAAACCAAATAGATGAAGCTTCAAATCAAAAGGACATTGAATTACAAGGT TTGACTTCTAGGATCACATTCAACAATAACCCAcatgttgaaaatgattttatggaCGAAGAATCTGATCAAG ATGTAGATAGCGAAAGTGAATCTCTTGACGCTGAGAAGAAAACTAGAGGCCCTACATTTATGAAAGAAATTTGGGGTAGACCTAGCACGCTGCCACGTATTAAGATTCGATGTGATGATATGGGACGTCCTATTGGATCAAGAAGAAATAAATTTACTGATTTTTTGGGTACTTTGGCAAGAAATGGTAAATTTTGTCCGATTGACGTGGAAGATTGGCATAAAATGCCCATGGATAGTAAGAAAAAAATTCTAGATGTTATAAAGATAATTGAAATgttattgaataattttattattaaataa
- the LOC140959485 gene encoding uncharacterized protein isoform X6, producing the protein MASEGKNVGKPHFQHQDKANTQSRIMIANHAARSSKRVGLARKLGSMTASGKEFQNIQGMLNNQMDGVSKHEHNDLQGMARKSKFIGKSHFQLRDEEDTQPHIIFANHVTRNSKERECQKIQGMLNNQMDKVSKQQHNDVQGMTLKNKNVGKTQFQLQDETNTQPLILIDNHTTRNSKERVYHTRELENMVTSGKDCQSIQGASRNQIDEASNQKDIELQDVDSESESLDAEKKTRGPTFMKEIWGRPSTLPRIKIRCDDMGRPIGSRRNKFTDFLGTLARNGKFCPIDVEDWHKMPMDSKKKILDVIKIIEMLLNNFIIK; encoded by the exons ATGGCTAGTGAGGGTAAAAATGTTGGAAAACCTCATTTTCAACATCAAGATAAGGCAAATACACAATCTCGAATTATGATTGCCAATCACGCAGCTCGAAGTTCAAAAAGAG TTGGTCTTGCAAGAAAACTCGGTAGCATGACAGCTAGCGGAAAAG AATTTCAAAACATACAAGGTATGTTGAATAACCAAATGGATGGAGTTTCAAAGCACGAACACAATGATTTACAAg GAATGGCTCGTAAAAGTAAATTTATTGGAAAATCTCATTTTCAACTTCGAGATGAGGAAGATACACAACCACATATTATATTTGCCAATCATGTAACTCGAAATTCAAAAGAAAGAG AATGTCAAAAAATACAAGGTATGTTAAATAACCAAATGGATaaagtttcaaaacaacaacacaaTGATGTACAAG GAATGactcttaaaaataaaaatgttggaAAAACTCAATTTCAACTTCAAGATGAGACAAATACTCAACCACTAATTTTGATTGACAATCACACAACTCGAAATTCAAAAGAAAGAG TCTATCATACAAGAGAACTTGAGAACATGGTAACTAGTGGAAAAg ATTGTCAAAGCATACAAGGTGCATCAAGAAACCAAATAGATGAAGCTTCAAATCAAAAGGACATTGAATTACAAG ATGTAGATAGCGAAAGTGAATCTCTTGACGCTGAGAAGAAAACTAGAGGCCCTACATTTATGAAAGAAATTTGGGGTAGACCTAGCACGCTGCCACGTATTAAGATTCGATGTGATGATATGGGACGTCCTATTGGATCAAGAAGAAATAAATTTACTGATTTTTTGGGTACTTTGGCAAGAAATGGTAAATTTTGTCCGATTGACGTGGAAGATTGGCATAAAATGCCCATGGATAGTAAGAAAAAAATTCTAGATGTTATAAAGATAATTGAAATgttattgaataattttattattaaataa
- the LOC140959485 gene encoding uncharacterized protein isoform X11: MASEGKNVGKPHFQHQDKANTQSRIMIANHAARSSKRVGLARKLGSMTASGKEFQNIQGMLNNQMDGVSKHEHNDLQGMARKSKFIGKSHFQLRDEEDTQPHIIFANHVTRNSKERECQKIQGMLNNQMDKVSKQQHNDVQDCQSIQGASRNQIDEASNQKDIELQGLTSRITFNNNPHVENDFMDEESDQDVDSESESLDAEKKTRGPTFMKEIWGRPSTLPRIKIRCDDMGRPIGSRRNKFTDFLGTLARNGKFCPIDVEDWHKMPMDSKKKILDVIKIIEMLLNNFIIK; this comes from the exons ATGGCTAGTGAGGGTAAAAATGTTGGAAAACCTCATTTTCAACATCAAGATAAGGCAAATACACAATCTCGAATTATGATTGCCAATCACGCAGCTCGAAGTTCAAAAAGAG TTGGTCTTGCAAGAAAACTCGGTAGCATGACAGCTAGCGGAAAAG AATTTCAAAACATACAAGGTATGTTGAATAACCAAATGGATGGAGTTTCAAAGCACGAACACAATGATTTACAAg GAATGGCTCGTAAAAGTAAATTTATTGGAAAATCTCATTTTCAACTTCGAGATGAGGAAGATACACAACCACATATTATATTTGCCAATCATGTAACTCGAAATTCAAAAGAAAGAG AATGTCAAAAAATACAAGGTATGTTAAATAACCAAATGGATaaagtttcaaaacaacaacacaaTGATGTACAAG ATTGTCAAAGCATACAAGGTGCATCAAGAAACCAAATAGATGAAGCTTCAAATCAAAAGGACATTGAATTACAAGGT TTGACTTCTAGGATCACATTCAACAATAACCCAcatgttgaaaatgattttatggaCGAAGAATCTGATCAAG ATGTAGATAGCGAAAGTGAATCTCTTGACGCTGAGAAGAAAACTAGAGGCCCTACATTTATGAAAGAAATTTGGGGTAGACCTAGCACGCTGCCACGTATTAAGATTCGATGTGATGATATGGGACGTCCTATTGGATCAAGAAGAAATAAATTTACTGATTTTTTGGGTACTTTGGCAAGAAATGGTAAATTTTGTCCGATTGACGTGGAAGATTGGCATAAAATGCCCATGGATAGTAAGAAAAAAATTCTAGATGTTATAAAGATAATTGAAATgttattgaataattttattattaaataa
- the LOC140959485 gene encoding uncharacterized protein isoform X16, with the protein MASEGKNVGKPHFQHQDKANTQSRIMIANHAARSSKRVGLARKLGSMTASGKEFQNIQGMLNNQMDGVSKHEHNDLQGMARKSKFIGKSHFQLRDEEDTQPHIIFANHVTRNSKERDCQSIQGASRNQIDEASNQKDIELQGLTSRITFNNNPHVENDFMDEESDQDVDSESESLDAEKKTRGPTFMKEIWGRPSTLPRIKIRCDDMGRPIGSRRNKFTDFLGTLARNGKFCPIDVEDWHKMPMDSKKKILDVIKIIEMLLNNFIIK; encoded by the exons ATGGCTAGTGAGGGTAAAAATGTTGGAAAACCTCATTTTCAACATCAAGATAAGGCAAATACACAATCTCGAATTATGATTGCCAATCACGCAGCTCGAAGTTCAAAAAGAG TTGGTCTTGCAAGAAAACTCGGTAGCATGACAGCTAGCGGAAAAG AATTTCAAAACATACAAGGTATGTTGAATAACCAAATGGATGGAGTTTCAAAGCACGAACACAATGATTTACAAg GAATGGCTCGTAAAAGTAAATTTATTGGAAAATCTCATTTTCAACTTCGAGATGAGGAAGATACACAACCACATATTATATTTGCCAATCATGTAACTCGAAATTCAAAAGAAAGAG ATTGTCAAAGCATACAAGGTGCATCAAGAAACCAAATAGATGAAGCTTCAAATCAAAAGGACATTGAATTACAAGGT TTGACTTCTAGGATCACATTCAACAATAACCCAcatgttgaaaatgattttatggaCGAAGAATCTGATCAAG ATGTAGATAGCGAAAGTGAATCTCTTGACGCTGAGAAGAAAACTAGAGGCCCTACATTTATGAAAGAAATTTGGGGTAGACCTAGCACGCTGCCACGTATTAAGATTCGATGTGATGATATGGGACGTCCTATTGGATCAAGAAGAAATAAATTTACTGATTTTTTGGGTACTTTGGCAAGAAATGGTAAATTTTGTCCGATTGACGTGGAAGATTGGCATAAAATGCCCATGGATAGTAAGAAAAAAATTCTAGATGTTATAAAGATAATTGAAATgttattgaataattttattattaaataa
- the LOC140959485 gene encoding uncharacterized protein isoform X15: MASEGKNVGKPHFQHQDKANTQSRIMIANHAARSSKRVGLARKLGSMTASGKEFQNIQGMLNNQMDGVSKHEHNDLQGMTLKNKNVGKTQFQLQDETNTQPLILIDNHTTRNSKERDCQSIQGASRNQIDEASNQKDIELQGLTSRITFNNNPHVENDFMDEESDQDVDSESESLDAEKKTRGPTFMKEIWGRPSTLPRIKIRCDDMGRPIGSRRNKFTDFLGTLARNGKFCPIDVEDWHKMPMDSKKKILDVIKIIEMLLNNFIIK, translated from the exons ATGGCTAGTGAGGGTAAAAATGTTGGAAAACCTCATTTTCAACATCAAGATAAGGCAAATACACAATCTCGAATTATGATTGCCAATCACGCAGCTCGAAGTTCAAAAAGAG TTGGTCTTGCAAGAAAACTCGGTAGCATGACAGCTAGCGGAAAAG AATTTCAAAACATACAAGGTATGTTGAATAACCAAATGGATGGAGTTTCAAAGCACGAACACAATGATTTACAAg GAATGactcttaaaaataaaaatgttggaAAAACTCAATTTCAACTTCAAGATGAGACAAATACTCAACCACTAATTTTGATTGACAATCACACAACTCGAAATTCAAAAGAAAGAG ATTGTCAAAGCATACAAGGTGCATCAAGAAACCAAATAGATGAAGCTTCAAATCAAAAGGACATTGAATTACAAGGT TTGACTTCTAGGATCACATTCAACAATAACCCAcatgttgaaaatgattttatggaCGAAGAATCTGATCAAG ATGTAGATAGCGAAAGTGAATCTCTTGACGCTGAGAAGAAAACTAGAGGCCCTACATTTATGAAAGAAATTTGGGGTAGACCTAGCACGCTGCCACGTATTAAGATTCGATGTGATGATATGGGACGTCCTATTGGATCAAGAAGAAATAAATTTACTGATTTTTTGGGTACTTTGGCAAGAAATGGTAAATTTTGTCCGATTGACGTGGAAGATTGGCATAAAATGCCCATGGATAGTAAGAAAAAAATTCTAGATGTTATAAAGATAATTGAAATgttattgaataattttattattaaataa
- the LOC140959485 gene encoding uncharacterized protein isoform X13 — MLNNQMDGVSKHEHNDLQGMARKSKFIGKSHFQLRDEEDTQPHIIFANHVTRNSKERECQKIQGMLNNQMDKVSKQQHNDVQGMTLKNKNVGKTQFQLQDETNTQPLILIDNHTTRNSKERVYHTRELENMVTSGKDCQSIQGASRNQIDEASNQKDIELQGLTSRITFNNNPHVENDFMDEESDQDVDSESESLDAEKKTRGPTFMKEIWGRPSTLPRIKIRCDDMGRPIGSRRNKFTDFLGTLARNGKFCPIDVEDWHKMPMDSKKKILDVIKIIEMLLNNFIIK; from the exons ATGTTGAATAACCAAATGGATGGAGTTTCAAAGCACGAACACAATGATTTACAAg GAATGGCTCGTAAAAGTAAATTTATTGGAAAATCTCATTTTCAACTTCGAGATGAGGAAGATACACAACCACATATTATATTTGCCAATCATGTAACTCGAAATTCAAAAGAAAGAG AATGTCAAAAAATACAAGGTATGTTAAATAACCAAATGGATaaagtttcaaaacaacaacacaaTGATGTACAAG GAATGactcttaaaaataaaaatgttggaAAAACTCAATTTCAACTTCAAGATGAGACAAATACTCAACCACTAATTTTGATTGACAATCACACAACTCGAAATTCAAAAGAAAGAG TCTATCATACAAGAGAACTTGAGAACATGGTAACTAGTGGAAAAg ATTGTCAAAGCATACAAGGTGCATCAAGAAACCAAATAGATGAAGCTTCAAATCAAAAGGACATTGAATTACAAGGT TTGACTTCTAGGATCACATTCAACAATAACCCAcatgttgaaaatgattttatggaCGAAGAATCTGATCAAG ATGTAGATAGCGAAAGTGAATCTCTTGACGCTGAGAAGAAAACTAGAGGCCCTACATTTATGAAAGAAATTTGGGGTAGACCTAGCACGCTGCCACGTATTAAGATTCGATGTGATGATATGGGACGTCCTATTGGATCAAGAAGAAATAAATTTACTGATTTTTTGGGTACTTTGGCAAGAAATGGTAAATTTTGTCCGATTGACGTGGAAGATTGGCATAAAATGCCCATGGATAGTAAGAAAAAAATTCTAGATGTTATAAAGATAATTGAAATgttattgaataattttattattaaataa
- the LOC140959485 gene encoding uncharacterized protein isoform X12: protein MASEGKNVGKPHFQHQDKANTQSRIMIANHAARSSKREFQNIQGMLNNQMDGVSKHEHNDLQECQKIQGMLNNQMDKVSKQQHNDVQGMTLKNKNVGKTQFQLQDETNTQPLILIDNHTTRNSKERVYHTRELENMVTSGKDCQSIQGASRNQIDEASNQKDIELQGLTSRITFNNNPHVENDFMDEESDQDVDSESESLDAEKKTRGPTFMKEIWGRPSTLPRIKIRCDDMGRPIGSRRNKFTDFLGTLARNGKFCPIDVEDWHKMPMDSKKKILDVIKIIEMLLNNFIIK from the exons ATGGCTAGTGAGGGTAAAAATGTTGGAAAACCTCATTTTCAACATCAAGATAAGGCAAATACACAATCTCGAATTATGATTGCCAATCACGCAGCTCGAAGTTCAAAAAGAG AATTTCAAAACATACAAGGTATGTTGAATAACCAAATGGATGGAGTTTCAAAGCACGAACACAATGATTTACAAg AATGTCAAAAAATACAAGGTATGTTAAATAACCAAATGGATaaagtttcaaaacaacaacacaaTGATGTACAAG GAATGactcttaaaaataaaaatgttggaAAAACTCAATTTCAACTTCAAGATGAGACAAATACTCAACCACTAATTTTGATTGACAATCACACAACTCGAAATTCAAAAGAAAGAG TCTATCATACAAGAGAACTTGAGAACATGGTAACTAGTGGAAAAg ATTGTCAAAGCATACAAGGTGCATCAAGAAACCAAATAGATGAAGCTTCAAATCAAAAGGACATTGAATTACAAGGT TTGACTTCTAGGATCACATTCAACAATAACCCAcatgttgaaaatgattttatggaCGAAGAATCTGATCAAG ATGTAGATAGCGAAAGTGAATCTCTTGACGCTGAGAAGAAAACTAGAGGCCCTACATTTATGAAAGAAATTTGGGGTAGACCTAGCACGCTGCCACGTATTAAGATTCGATGTGATGATATGGGACGTCCTATTGGATCAAGAAGAAATAAATTTACTGATTTTTTGGGTACTTTGGCAAGAAATGGTAAATTTTGTCCGATTGACGTGGAAGATTGGCATAAAATGCCCATGGATAGTAAGAAAAAAATTCTAGATGTTATAAAGATAATTGAAATgttattgaataattttattattaaataa